The following are encoded in a window of Staphylospora marina genomic DNA:
- a CDS encoding DinB family protein, whose amino-acid sequence MSESTRELLFHELELLIRTSGKLLSMIRPEHWEQKPHDALRPIGELANHLAQIPAVDLAILREADEITVRRLEADLTRQSGEELVKVMNEGWAALKDYMSSLTEEEFFTKKTKAFYKEEGTCQATWLTEIITHLAHHRAQLFDALKQFGYGVNMFDLYA is encoded by the coding sequence ATGAGTGAATCCACCCGTGAATTGCTGTTTCATGAACTGGAATTGCTCATCCGGACCTCGGGAAAACTGCTTTCGATGATCCGCCCGGAACATTGGGAGCAAAAGCCCCATGATGCCCTGCGGCCGATCGGCGAACTGGCCAATCATCTGGCGCAGATCCCGGCCGTGGATCTGGCGATCCTCCGCGAAGCGGACGAAATCACCGTTCGCCGACTGGAAGCGGATCTGACCCGACAGTCCGGCGAGGAACTGGTCAAGGTGATGAACGAAGGATGGGCGGCGCTCAAAGACTACATGTCCTCCCTGACGGAGGAGGAGTTTTTCACGAAAAAGACCAAGGCGTTTTACAAAGAAGAAGGCACTTGTCAGGCCACGTGGCTGACGGAAATCATCACCCATCTGGCCCACCACCGCGCCCAGCTGTTTGACGCTTTGAAGCAGTTCGGGTACGGGGTCAACATGTTTGATTTATACGCCTGA
- a CDS encoding sporulation protein, whose amino-acid sequence MLKRFLASLGIGAAKIDLILDKHHIVMGEEVTGKIILKGGEVEQKVDGLNVHLRLSSKYKKGDHTLPVNETVATVPVFRESFIVSPGESKEFPFSFTCPKYLPVSSLNTRYYFQTELDIQQGLDAKDIDAVAVIPSGLLFNLLEGFKLLGMTHLGEGYTGQRDGGWQIIQFHATREFRGEYDEIVFMYQPRHTEHRISGYFELDKQTRGLLGMIADELDLDERKGSFSFGPAELESPQKAAETIREFIRRNSEGLIAGW is encoded by the coding sequence TTGCTGAAACGGTTTCTCGCTTCCCTGGGGATCGGAGCGGCGAAAATTGACCTGATTCTGGACAAGCATCATATCGTCATGGGTGAAGAAGTCACCGGAAAAATCATTCTCAAGGGCGGAGAAGTGGAGCAAAAGGTGGATGGTCTGAACGTCCATCTGCGCCTCTCGTCCAAGTACAAGAAAGGGGATCATACTCTTCCCGTGAATGAAACGGTGGCCACGGTTCCCGTATTTCGGGAGTCGTTCATCGTTTCTCCCGGGGAAAGCAAGGAATTCCCGTTTTCGTTCACCTGTCCGAAATACCTTCCGGTTTCTTCACTGAACACCCGATATTACTTCCAGACCGAACTGGACATCCAGCAGGGACTGGATGCCAAGGACATTGATGCGGTGGCTGTGATCCCGAGCGGACTTCTCTTCAATCTCCTCGAAGGATTCAAACTTCTCGGAATGACCCATCTGGGCGAAGGATACACCGGGCAACGCGACGGCGGATGGCAGATCATCCAGTTTCATGCGACCCGGGAATTCCGCGGGGAATATGACGAAATCGTCTTCATGTACCAGCCCCGTCATACCGAACACCGCATCAGCGGTTACTTTGAACTGGACAAGCAAACCCGTGGCCTGCTCGGCATGATTGCCGACGAACTGGATCTCGACGAGAGGAAAGGATCGTTCAGTTTTGGTCCCGCCGAGCTGGAAAGCCCGCAAAAAGCGGCGGAAACCATCCGCGAGTTCATCCGTCGCAACTCCGAAGGACTGATCGCCGGCTGGTAA
- the speD gene encoding adenosylmethionine decarboxylase: protein MEFSTFGRHVAMDAWGVDFDLLNDVKFLEHHLVEAAKACGATVLSVQAHKFQPQGATVLVMLSESHLTIHTYPEKGFAALDCYTCGHTVDPAIAIEYMLNVLKPTQAFSKKLQRGTGPIEVIQPETVGLKTEVNV from the coding sequence ATGGAATTCTCCACCTTCGGAAGACATGTGGCCATGGATGCATGGGGTGTCGATTTTGATCTGCTCAACGATGTGAAATTTCTTGAACACCATCTGGTTGAAGCGGCCAAGGCGTGCGGAGCGACGGTTTTGTCCGTGCAGGCACACAAATTCCAGCCGCAAGGAGCGACCGTGCTGGTCATGCTCTCTGAAAGCCATCTCACGATTCACACCTATCCCGAAAAGGGATTTGCCGCCCTGGACTGCTATACATGCGGTCACACCGTTGATCCGGCGATCGCCATTGAGTACATGCTCAATGTGCTGAAGCCCACCCAGGCGTTCTCCAAAAAGCTGCAACGTGGCACCGGACCCATTGAGGTCATCCAACCGGAAACCGTCGGCCTGAAGACGGAAGTGAATGTTTGA
- a CDS encoding sigma 54-interacting transcriptional regulator: MNRQTDRVLAELYSLWERHADGVDARMLAARLRLDRSTVSRYLNELVRSGAARKMPGRPVRYVPGGGVPPSFGKPAPADDGLTPTDRRLLNEAMAALLYPPNGLPILLTGETGSGKSWLAQLMTERAASSGRLSASAPFVPFNCAEYAHNPELLLSQLFGVKKGAFTGADADRPGLVERASGGVLFLDEVHRLPPAGQEMLFTLIDRGTYRRLGETENIHHAAVRLVAATTEPPERALIPTLLRRFSTVLKVPALRERPAEERFLLLGMILEEEARKMGKPLELDESCRVLLLRYDCPGNIGQLKGDVRIACARAFLRSLNEGRTGVRIRMEDLPAHVTGFGRVTETALPSRAPDRPSARKAEAAGPDPECFYAKLASRREELMRAGVEEHTVIRELEKMADRYVRELIFAVTGDEAKAVFPDAGLLQVLRDAADRLDPPFSGMLDEERLTALTLHLQAFLEKWRTQPKPSTPVPLRPDPRARGQAQKLADHLLRERNIRLPDEEIDLISYFFASPTNDSSAKPRTIAVVCLTGEGAARSVAEWLKTRLPAEDSDVTVRSVPVPPSSSAAVELEKLAGETRLVAVTGTVNPDRSPAPFLPVWELYGARGMEKLHALLSATRQPSGSEREPEPEAIPDLLLQGLRETVVHFNPDAWVSLLKPHMEEFRRAYEWDPGREAGVWMHLAIFTDRLLDDRLRGNTEPDSADPSSGSSHPLWSGLLDRLERRFAVRYPPGSAEELHRLSESR, encoded by the coding sequence ATGAACAGACAAACGGACCGTGTTCTGGCGGAGCTGTACAGCTTGTGGGAACGTCATGCGGACGGCGTCGATGCGCGAATGCTCGCCGCCCGGCTGCGCCTGGACCGTTCGACCGTCAGCCGTTATCTCAATGAATTGGTGCGAAGCGGCGCGGCCCGGAAAATGCCGGGACGTCCCGTCCGATATGTGCCCGGCGGAGGCGTTCCACCCTCTTTCGGGAAACCGGCTCCGGCGGATGACGGACTGACTCCGACCGATCGCCGGCTGCTGAATGAGGCGATGGCCGCTCTTTTGTATCCGCCGAACGGCCTGCCCATCCTGTTGACGGGAGAAACCGGCTCCGGCAAGAGCTGGCTCGCCCAATTGATGACCGAACGGGCCGCATCCTCCGGAAGATTGTCGGCATCCGCACCGTTCGTTCCGTTCAATTGCGCGGAATATGCGCACAATCCTGAGCTGCTGCTTTCCCAGCTGTTCGGGGTGAAAAAAGGTGCGTTCACCGGAGCGGATGCGGACCGACCGGGTCTGGTCGAACGAGCTTCGGGAGGGGTCCTGTTTCTCGATGAAGTGCACCGGCTCCCTCCCGCCGGTCAGGAGATGTTGTTCACGCTCATCGACCGCGGCACATACCGACGTCTGGGAGAGACGGAAAACATCCACCACGCCGCCGTCCGGCTGGTGGCCGCAACGACCGAACCGCCGGAGCGGGCGCTCATTCCCACGCTTCTCCGGCGCTTTTCCACGGTGCTGAAGGTACCTGCTCTCCGGGAACGCCCCGCGGAGGAACGGTTCCTTCTCCTCGGGATGATTCTGGAGGAAGAAGCGCGCAAGATGGGAAAACCGTTGGAACTGGACGAGTCCTGCCGCGTTTTGCTGCTCCGGTATGATTGTCCGGGCAATATCGGGCAGCTGAAGGGAGATGTGCGCATCGCCTGCGCCCGGGCGTTTCTCCGCAGTCTGAACGAAGGACGGACGGGCGTCCGGATCCGGATGGAGGACCTGCCCGCCCACGTGACGGGCTTCGGCCGGGTGACGGAAACCGCCCTTCCATCCCGGGCACCCGACCGTCCATCCGCACGGAAGGCCGAGGCGGCCGGACCGGATCCGGAATGTTTTTACGCCAAGCTGGCCTCCCGCCGGGAAGAGCTGATGCGTGCGGGCGTGGAAGAACACACCGTGATCCGGGAACTGGAAAAGATGGCGGATCGCTACGTCCGGGAATTGATTTTCGCCGTCACGGGCGATGAGGCGAAAGCGGTGTTCCCCGATGCCGGACTCCTCCAAGTGCTGCGCGACGCCGCGGACCGGCTGGATCCGCCCTTTTCAGGGATGTTGGACGAAGAGCGGCTGACCGCACTGACCTTGCATCTGCAGGCGTTTTTGGAAAAGTGGCGCACGCAACCGAAACCTTCCACTCCCGTCCCGCTTCGCCCGGATCCGCGGGCCCGCGGGCAAGCCCAAAAACTGGCCGATCATCTGCTCAGAGAACGGAACATCCGGCTGCCTGATGAAGAAATCGACCTGATCTCTTATTTCTTCGCGTCGCCGACGAACGACTCTTCCGCCAAACCGCGGACCATCGCGGTGGTCTGTCTGACAGGGGAAGGAGCCGCCCGCTCCGTGGCGGAATGGCTGAAAACCCGGCTGCCCGCGGAAGACTCGGACGTGACGGTCCGATCGGTGCCCGTCCCCCCGTCATCCTCCGCCGCCGTTGAACTGGAAAAACTGGCGGGCGAAACCCGGCTGGTGGCGGTGACCGGCACCGTGAATCCGGACCGCTCCCCCGCTCCTTTTCTCCCGGTTTGGGAATTGTACGGGGCCCGGGGGATGGAAAAACTGCATGCGCTACTGTCCGCCACCCGGCAACCCTCCGGGTCGGAACGCGAACCCGAGCCGGAAGCCATCCCCGATCTTCTGCTGCAGGGGCTGCGGGAAACGGTGGTCCACTTCAATCCCGACGCCTGGGTCTCTCTGCTGAAACCGCACATGGAAGAATTCCGACGGGCATACGAATGGGATCCCGGACGGGAAGCAGGCGTGTGGATGCATCTCGCCATTTTCACCGACCGCCTGCTGGATGACCGCCTTCGCGGAAACACGGAACCGGACTCCGCCGATCCTTCTTCCGGTTCCTCCCATCCGCTCTGGTCCGGCCTTTTGGACCGGCTGGAACGCCGATTCGCCGTCCGGTATCCCCCCGGCAGCGCGGAAGAACTTCACCGGCTGTCCGAAAGCCGCTGA
- a CDS encoding carboxypeptidase M32, with product MEKKMEELRARLREIQDLHSAVSILSWDQNTYMPPAGAEARGQQMATLGRLAHEKLTDPALGRLLEELREAEQSASPDDDDAALIRLTRREYEKAVRVPADFVSRFYAHSAKTHQAWVEARESDDFSKVAPYLEKTLEFSREYSSFFPEAKHVADPHIDRSDYGMKTETIRRLFGQLRDRLVPLVEEVTSRPALSNACLLQSFPVDKQLEFCRFLIKELGYDFNRGRLDLSPHPFMIKFAHNDVRITTRAKEHDLSEALFSTIHETGHALYELGIDPAYEGTPLSDGTSSGVHESQSRLWENVVGRSRAFWTHYYPKLQETFPSQLGNVTLDEFYRAINRVERSLIRTDADELTYNLHVIIRFDLELELLEGKLSVRDLPEAWRERYRSDLGTLPPDDKNGVLQDIHWYADYIGGMFQGYTLGNIMSVQFFDAAVKDHPDIPERIRQGDVSLLHEWLKDRVYRHGSKYTAEEIIRRATGSDLTIEPYINYLTSKYRELIS from the coding sequence ATGGAAAAGAAAATGGAAGAGCTCAGGGCGCGCCTTCGGGAGATCCAAGACCTGCATTCCGCCGTCTCCATCCTGAGTTGGGATCAGAATACATACATGCCGCCCGCGGGAGCGGAAGCCCGCGGTCAGCAAATGGCCACATTGGGCCGGCTCGCGCACGAAAAGCTGACAGATCCCGCACTTGGCCGTCTTCTGGAAGAGTTGCGGGAAGCGGAACAAAGCGCGTCGCCGGATGATGACGACGCCGCGCTGATTCGCCTGACCCGTCGCGAATACGAAAAAGCGGTCCGGGTGCCGGCTGACTTCGTATCCAGATTTTACGCCCATTCGGCCAAGACGCATCAGGCGTGGGTGGAAGCGAGAGAAAGCGACGACTTTTCCAAAGTGGCGCCGTATCTGGAGAAAACCCTGGAATTCAGCCGGGAATATTCGTCGTTCTTCCCGGAAGCGAAGCACGTGGCAGACCCGCACATCGATCGCTCCGATTACGGCATGAAGACGGAGACCATCCGCCGTCTGTTCGGGCAGTTGCGGGATCGCCTGGTGCCGCTGGTGGAGGAAGTGACTTCCCGTCCCGCGCTCAGCAACGCGTGCCTGCTGCAATCCTTCCCCGTGGACAAGCAGCTGGAGTTCTGCCGCTTCCTGATCAAGGAACTGGGATACGATTTCAACCGGGGCCGGCTGGATCTTTCGCCGCATCCTTTTATGATCAAGTTCGCCCACAATGACGTGCGCATCACCACTCGCGCCAAAGAACACGATCTGAGCGAGGCGCTGTTCAGCACCATTCATGAAACGGGACACGCCTTGTATGAACTCGGCATCGATCCTGCTTACGAAGGAACCCCGCTTTCCGACGGCACCTCCAGCGGCGTCCACGAAAGTCAGTCCCGCCTGTGGGAAAACGTGGTGGGGCGCAGCCGGGCATTTTGGACCCATTATTATCCGAAGCTCCAAGAGACGTTCCCGTCCCAGCTGGGGAATGTCACCCTGGATGAGTTTTACCGGGCCATCAACCGGGTGGAGCGTTCACTCATCCGCACCGACGCCGATGAGCTGACCTACAACCTGCATGTGATCATCCGCTTTGATCTGGAGCTGGAGCTGCTGGAAGGCAAGCTCTCCGTCCGGGACCTGCCGGAGGCGTGGCGGGAGCGGTACCGTTCCGACCTCGGCACGTTGCCGCCGGACGACAAAAACGGGGTGCTGCAGGACATCCACTGGTATGCCGATTACATCGGCGGCATGTTCCAGGGATACACGCTGGGCAACATCATGAGCGTCCAGTTTTTCGACGCCGCCGTCAAAGATCACCCGGACATTCCGGAGCGGATCCGGCAAGGAGACGTTTCCCTCCTGCATGAGTGGCTGAAAGACCGCGTGTACCGTCACGGCAGCAAGTACACGGCGGAAGAAATCATTCGCCGCGCCACCGGAAGCGATTTGACGATTGAGCCTTACATCAACTACCTGACCTCCAAATATCGCGAACTGATCTCCTGA
- a CDS encoding HPr family phosphocarrier protein, with protein MDELEKWTLEVLLHTGDARRLAHEALDLADAGDFSASEKLLAEANRKLAQAHSRHTDLLHRSPSPTLLMTHALDQLMAAQTELSLIRRLVDRAQTIRNLAERLVKLEAKGASLMAEKQVTIQNESGLHARPAAIMVREAGSFTSDIKLVKNGKEVDAKSLLGVMSLAAKKGDVITVKAEGPDAEEAVNTLAAFLEGLV; from the coding sequence GTGGACGAGCTGGAAAAATGGACGCTGGAAGTCCTGCTCCACACCGGGGACGCCAGGAGATTGGCCCATGAAGCCCTGGATCTGGCGGACGCCGGAGATTTTTCGGCATCGGAAAAACTCCTGGCAGAAGCCAACCGGAAACTGGCACAGGCTCACTCCCGTCACACGGACCTGTTGCACCGGTCGCCTTCCCCCACCCTGCTCATGACCCATGCCCTTGACCAGCTGATGGCTGCACAGACGGAACTGTCCCTCATCCGTCGTCTTGTCGATCGAGCCCAAACGATCCGCAATCTGGCGGAACGCCTCGTCAAACTGGAAGCGAAAGGAGCATCCCTCATGGCAGAAAAACAAGTGACCATTCAGAACGAAAGCGGACTGCATGCCCGTCCGGCCGCGATCATGGTGCGTGAAGCGGGTTCTTTCACCTCCGACATCAAACTGGTGAAAAACGGCAAGGAAGTGGATGCGAAAAGCCTGCTCGGCGTGATGTCCCTGGCGGCCAAAAAGGGAGATGTCATCACCGTGAAAGCGGAAGGCCCGGATGCCGAAGAAGCCGTGAACACATTGGCAGCCTTCCTCGAAGGTCTGGTCTGA
- a CDS encoding peptidase, whose protein sequence is MWRITVFLLFVDGVGLGDEAEYNPWFVLDPPNIRRILGDRPLCRGSAGYRTDRVKLLSTDAHLGVPGVPQSATGQAAIFTGKNAPREVGGHMSGLPFRRLREWVTEHNIYRQFRERGWRGTFANSYTPEYFDRPATRRGWISVTTAAILSIKEPVRMLEDLLAGNAVYHDLTRWWLRTHLPDVPAIEPEEAARHLLGLGRDADLVVHEYFLTDRAGHKRDPELVSRVVGDYDRFLGELDRLLSPGDTIVCVSDHGNSEDLRIPVHTENPVPTLIIGDVDAVRPEEEEHWDLMCIAPLLHRLVERSKSGD, encoded by the coding sequence GTGTGGAGGATCACGGTATTTCTGTTGTTTGTCGACGGAGTCGGTTTGGGGGACGAGGCGGAATACAATCCCTGGTTTGTCCTGGATCCGCCGAACATTCGCCGCATTCTGGGCGATCGGCCCCTGTGCCGGGGATCGGCCGGTTATCGGACCGACCGCGTGAAATTGCTTTCCACCGACGCCCATCTGGGAGTTCCGGGAGTCCCGCAAAGCGCCACCGGACAGGCCGCCATCTTCACGGGCAAAAACGCTCCCCGGGAAGTGGGCGGGCACATGAGCGGATTGCCGTTCCGCCGGCTGCGCGAGTGGGTGACGGAGCACAACATCTACCGTCAGTTTCGGGAGCGGGGATGGCGGGGCACGTTTGCCAACAGCTACACGCCCGAATACTTCGACCGTCCGGCCACCCGGCGCGGCTGGATTTCGGTGACGACGGCGGCGATCCTGTCCATCAAGGAACCGGTGCGCATGTTGGAAGACTTGCTTGCGGGAAATGCCGTGTATCATGATTTGACCCGGTGGTGGCTCCGGACCCATTTGCCGGACGTTCCCGCCATCGAACCGGAAGAGGCGGCACGCCATCTCCTGGGGCTCGGACGGGATGCGGACCTGGTGGTGCATGAGTATTTCCTCACCGACCGGGCAGGGCACAAGCGGGATCCGGAACTGGTTTCCCGGGTCGTCGGCGATTACGACCGGTTCCTCGGAGAGCTGGACCGGCTTCTTTCTCCCGGGGACACGATTGTGTGTGTGAGCGACCACGGGAACAGTGAAGATCTCCGGATTCCGGTTCACACGGAGAACCCCGTTCCCACCCTGATCATCGGGGATGTGGATGCCGTCCGCCCGGAAGAAGAGGAACATTGGGATTTGATGTGCATCGCTCCTTTGTTGCACCGGTTGGTGGAACGAAGCAAATCGGGCGATTGA
- a CDS encoding type II toxin-antitoxin system PemK/MazF family toxin — translation MRNQLNLRRGDVFLVRFEGELEVTGNRRTLPAVCVRSPFPACDLVTVVPLFPVEEKIAGADTERVIIRSEHAEWLDTDRKASGLVIASVPKNRLEKHLGRIGDVVMADITRLLLTGLGLSGRTQEPAEAVTRH, via the coding sequence ATGAGAAATCAGTTGAATCTCCGCCGTGGGGATGTCTTTCTGGTTAGGTTCGAAGGAGAACTGGAAGTGACCGGAAACCGTCGGACCCTGCCAGCGGTGTGTGTCCGTTCCCCGTTCCCGGCGTGCGACTTGGTCACGGTGGTCCCGCTGTTCCCGGTGGAAGAAAAGATCGCCGGGGCCGACACGGAACGGGTGATCATCAGAAGCGAGCATGCCGAATGGCTGGACACCGACCGGAAAGCTTCCGGACTGGTGATCGCCAGTGTTCCGAAAAACCGTCTGGAAAAGCACCTCGGCCGGATCGGCGACGTGGTCATGGCCGACATCACCCGACTGCTGCTGACGGGTCTGGGATTGAGCGGCCGGACGCAGGAACCGGCGGAAGCGGTTACACGTCATTGA
- the ptsP gene encoding phosphoenolpyruvate--protein phosphotransferase — protein sequence MTRLLQGVGAASGTGIGKAVWWRKETPEVTDSPASDVDREILSLEQAIEKAREQIRRLREVAAERMGEEEAAVFDAHLAFLDDPAYTGEMKSRIRSEKKNAAYVCHTVTDEMAGLLASLDDEYMRARADDIRDVGGRLLLLLSGKEPFDPSTIPDGSVVVADELTPSDTARFPEGITGMVTAKGSRTAHAAIMARTLGIPAVLGLGESIDEIRDGDTLVLDGDKGTVLINPPAEEVEQAKEQIRLQKLRREQALKAAEEDAFTADGKRIHVLANIGSLQDLGPSEANHAEGVGLLRTEFLYLESSRWPSEEEQTRAYERVLNAFGDRPVIIRTLDIGGDKDLPYHAMPREENPFLGHRAIRFCLSRPDIFKTQLRALLRAASHGNLWIMFPMVQSLAEIRAAKALLEECRTELEQEGVAVPNKIPVGIMIEVPAAAVIADLLAKEVDFMSIGTNDLTQYTLAADRGNEQVADLYDAAHPAVLRLVHMTCRAGAQAGIPVGMCGELAGDPEMTPLLVGLGLDELSMSPSSIPEVKARVRAVDFKKAALLAEKALELESADEVRRLVRRFTP from the coding sequence TTGACCCGATTGCTGCAAGGTGTGGGCGCCGCTTCCGGAACCGGCATCGGCAAGGCGGTATGGTGGAGGAAAGAAACTCCAGAAGTGACGGACTCCCCGGCTTCGGACGTGGACCGGGAGATCCTGTCCCTGGAACAGGCCATTGAAAAAGCACGCGAACAAATCCGGCGGCTGCGGGAAGTTGCCGCCGAACGGATGGGTGAAGAGGAAGCCGCCGTGTTCGACGCCCATCTCGCCTTCCTGGATGATCCCGCCTATACGGGGGAAATGAAGTCCAGGATCCGGTCGGAGAAGAAAAATGCGGCATATGTCTGCCACACCGTCACGGACGAGATGGCCGGACTGTTGGCTTCGCTGGATGACGAATACATGCGGGCCAGAGCGGACGACATCCGCGATGTCGGGGGACGGCTGCTGCTTCTTCTTTCGGGCAAAGAGCCGTTTGACCCGTCGACGATCCCCGACGGCAGCGTCGTGGTGGCCGATGAACTGACGCCGTCCGACACGGCCCGGTTCCCCGAAGGAATCACCGGCATGGTGACGGCGAAAGGCAGCCGAACCGCGCATGCGGCCATCATGGCGAGAACCTTGGGGATTCCCGCCGTGCTCGGATTGGGCGAGTCCATCGACGAAATCCGGGACGGCGACACGCTGGTGCTGGACGGCGACAAGGGAACCGTTCTCATCAACCCCCCGGCCGAAGAAGTGGAACAGGCGAAGGAACAAATCCGTCTGCAAAAACTTCGTCGGGAACAGGCCCTCAAAGCCGCCGAAGAGGACGCTTTCACCGCCGACGGAAAACGAATCCACGTGCTGGCGAACATCGGAAGCCTGCAAGACCTCGGCCCCTCCGAAGCCAACCACGCGGAAGGAGTGGGACTGCTCCGGACCGAGTTTCTGTACCTGGAGAGCAGCCGCTGGCCCTCCGAAGAAGAGCAAACGCGCGCCTATGAACGGGTGCTGAACGCGTTCGGCGATCGTCCGGTGATCATTCGGACGCTGGACATCGGCGGAGACAAGGATCTTCCGTATCACGCCATGCCGCGGGAAGAAAATCCGTTCCTGGGACACCGGGCCATCCGCTTCTGTCTCTCCCGTCCGGACATCTTCAAAACCCAGCTCAGGGCCTTGCTGCGCGCGGCTTCCCACGGAAACCTGTGGATCATGTTCCCCATGGTGCAAAGCCTCGCGGAAATTCGAGCGGCCAAAGCCCTGCTGGAAGAATGCCGCACGGAGCTGGAACAGGAAGGCGTGGCCGTTCCGAATAAGATTCCCGTGGGCATCATGATCGAAGTGCCCGCCGCGGCCGTGATCGCCGATTTGCTCGCCAAGGAAGTCGATTTCATGAGCATCGGCACCAATGACCTGACCCAGTACACCCTGGCGGCCGACCGCGGCAACGAACAGGTGGCCGATCTGTACGATGCGGCCCATCCGGCCGTTCTCCGGCTGGTGCACATGACTTGCCGGGCCGGTGCGCAGGCCGGCATTCCCGTGGGCATGTGCGGGGAACTCGCCGGCGATCCCGAAATGACCCCGCTGCTGGTGGGCCTGGGACTGGACGAGCTCTCGATGAGCCCCTCTTCCATTCCCGAAGTGAAAGCGCGGGTCCGCGCGGTGGACTTCAAAAAAGCCGCCCTGCTCGCCGAAAAGGCACTTGAATTGGAATCGGCCGACGAAGTTCGTCGTCTCGTTCGCCGATTCACTCCGTGA
- a CDS encoding PTS sugar transporter subunit IIB translates to MIRVLVLCSQGLSSNILVRRLSEAARERGISLEARARSVWNREEWSPADVILLEPQVAHLRSKLTPYAERTGAVLDRVETTAFLTMDGHRVLNGILRLLTERNGD, encoded by the coding sequence GTGATTCGGGTATTGGTTTTGTGCAGCCAGGGTCTCAGTTCGAACATATTGGTCCGCCGCTTGTCGGAAGCGGCCCGGGAACGGGGAATTTCCCTGGAAGCCCGGGCACGATCCGTCTGGAACCGGGAGGAATGGTCGCCGGCAGACGTGATCTTGCTGGAGCCGCAAGTGGCCCATCTCCGGAGCAAACTGACTCCTTACGCAGAGAGGACCGGGGCGGTGTTGGACAGGGTGGAAACCACCGCGTTTCTCACCATGGACGGTCACCGGGTGCTGAACGGGATCCTCCGACTCCTGACGGAACGGAACGGAGACTGA
- a CDS encoding L,D-transpeptidase has translation MYSIVINRARFRLTLYRDGKPVRSWPVAVGRLGRETPTGTYRIINKVPYPYSRPGGRITAYGTMWLGLSRPGYGIHGTNNPASIGRRVSRGCIRMHNRDVEELARLVPIGTPVTIV, from the coding sequence TTGTACAGCATCGTCATCAATCGTGCCCGGTTCCGACTCACCCTGTACCGGGACGGAAAGCCCGTCCGGTCGTGGCCGGTGGCCGTCGGCCGCTTGGGCCGGGAGACACCGACCGGAACCTACCGGATCATCAACAAGGTTCCGTACCCGTATTCCCGACCGGGAGGACGGATCACCGCGTACGGAACGATGTGGTTGGGACTGTCCCGTCCGGGCTACGGCATCCACGGAACCAACAATCCCGCTTCCATCGGCCGGCGCGTGTCCCGCGGCTGCATCCGCATGCACAACCGTGACGTGGAAGAGCTGGCGCGGTTGGTTCCGATCGGCACCCCGGTCACCATCGTGTGA
- a CDS encoding methyltransferase domain-containing protein, with protein sequence MKFDKNRLKRKADRVAATYDGVAVVPRKMAHRMMDTLQEMNLRPATILELGCATGYLTQLFLDRFPETRVVAVDFSGGMLSVAKEKVEPSHRVRFLEADAEIDDLGEYGPFDLIVSTGLLHWLSDPEAAIRKWTDWLAPKGWIICSAFGIDTVTELRDVVKQVEAEHGIHRPEPALYRSTGEWEEVVRRCGLTKTGSRECWHLLEFPDCRSLLETIHGMGESEFVRPLPFGLDRIVVTEVMRRYNLRYRRRNQVYATCHLLQVYGRKAGREHLREVTAPPV encoded by the coding sequence GTGAAGTTCGACAAAAACCGACTGAAACGCAAGGCTGACCGGGTGGCGGCCACCTATGATGGAGTGGCTGTCGTGCCGAGGAAGATGGCACATCGGATGATGGACACCCTGCAGGAAATGAACCTTCGTCCCGCGACGATTCTCGAGCTCGGTTGCGCAACCGGATACCTGACCCAATTGTTTCTGGACCGTTTTCCGGAAACGCGGGTCGTGGCCGTCGATTTTTCCGGAGGGATGCTGTCCGTGGCCAAGGAGAAGGTGGAACCCTCCCACCGGGTCCGGTTCTTGGAGGCGGATGCCGAAATCGATGATCTCGGTGAGTACGGACCCTTTGATCTCATCGTGTCCACCGGATTGCTGCACTGGTTGTCGGATCCCGAAGCGGCCATCCGGAAGTGGACCGATTGGCTGGCTCCGAAAGGGTGGATCATCTGTTCCGCGTTCGGCATCGATACCGTCACGGAACTGCGGGACGTGGTGAAACAGGTGGAAGCGGAACACGGGATTCATCGGCCGGAACCGGCATTGTATCGCTCCACCGGGGAATGGGAAGAAGTGGTTCGCAGATGCGGACTGACAAAGACGGGAAGCAGGGAATGTTGGCACCTGCTGGAGTTTCCGGATTGCCGGTCGCTTCTTGAGACCATCCACGGCATGGGCGAAAGCGAATTTGTCCGGCCGCTTCCTTTCGGCCTGGATCGGATCGTGGTCACCGAAGTGATGCGCAGGTACAACCTCCGGTATCGGCGACGCAACCAGGTGTATGCCACTTGTCACCTGTTGCAGGTGTACGGAAGAAAAGCGGGAAGGGAACATCTGCGGGAAGTGACGGCTCCTCCCGTCTGA